From the Streptomyces nigrescens genome, one window contains:
- a CDS encoding single-stranded DNA-binding protein, whose protein sequence is MVTLVGNAATAVEHRLTAAGVTVARFRLAATSRRWDKAQERWTDGETSFYTVRSWRGLADNVAASVAVGEPLIVQGRLRLREGEQPPEKGGQRWFSAEVDAVAIGHDLTRGTAAFRRVLRALRTGADGPPAPAQQSTPAPEASTGQQSNPAARSSPPPEPPPAQQSSRAPEPSPASQSTPAQQPTPAPQSAPAPDSSAPPQRHPSQSPRSPSPSSPLPPSPQPSPPSRPSPPSQQDLWEGALPEERSRTTANAPTEADTSEAAVKAKTAATAPPASRGKPAAKAPSAARTRRGARAPAVLKGQTAEKASTVAETPTTSGIAAVAESPRGSSGPPSAVTHSPETLTVP, encoded by the coding sequence ATGGTGACGCTGGTGGGAAATGCCGCGACGGCGGTGGAGCATCGGCTGACGGCGGCGGGTGTGACGGTCGCGAGGTTCCGGCTGGCGGCGACGTCCCGCCGGTGGGACAAGGCGCAGGAACGCTGGACCGACGGGGAGACCAGTTTCTATACGGTCCGGTCGTGGCGTGGGCTCGCCGACAATGTGGCGGCGTCCGTGGCAGTGGGTGAACCACTCATCGTCCAGGGACGGTTACGGCTGCGGGAGGGGGAACAGCCACCCGAGAAGGGCGGGCAGCGCTGGTTCTCGGCGGAGGTTGATGCCGTGGCGATCGGCCACGATCTCACGCGCGGTACCGCCGCATTCCGGAGAGTCCTCCGGGCGCTGCGTACGGGAGCGGACGGGCCACCGGCCCCGGCGCAGCAGTCGACGCCGGCTCCGGAAGCTTCGACGGGCCAACAATCGAACCCGGCGGCGCGATCGTCCCCGCCTCCGGAACCTCCCCCGGCGCAGCAATCGTCCCGGGCTCCGGAACCTTCCCCGGCGTCGCAATCGACCCCGGCGCAGCAACCGACCCCGGCGCCGCAATCGGCCCCGGCACCGGACTCGTCAGCACCACCGCAACGGCATCCCTCGCAATCGCCCCGGTCCCCGTCTCCGTCCTCGCCCCTGCCCCCGTCTCCGCAACCATCGCCACCATCGCGCCCCTCTCCACCATCTCAACAAGATTTATGGGAAGGCGCGTTGCCGGAAGAACGCAGCCGGACGACCGCCAACGCACCGACGGAGGCCGACACATCAGAGGCTGCCGTCAAGGCAAAGACGGCCGCCACGGCACCGCCGGCCTCCAGAGGAAAGCCGGCCGCCAAAGCACCGTCAGCCGCCAGAACACGGAGAGGCGCCAGAGCTCCGGCAGTTCTCAAGGGGCAGACGGCCGAGAAGGCCTCCACGGTCGCCGAAACGCCTACGACCAGCGGGATTGCAGCCGTCGCTGAGTCTCCACGGGGCTCCTCCGGACCACCTTCAGCCGTGACCCATTCGCCCGAGACGTTGACTGTGCCCTGA